In Nostoc piscinale CENA21, the genomic stretch ATAAAAGTGGCTGGTTATGATGTTGTCAGACAACCAATACAAGCAAAACAGAGCATTGGTGTTGTTTTGCAGCAAACTAGTATAGATGGCGATTTAAGTGTTTGGGAAAATATGGAACTGCATGGGCGGCTACATCGTATAGCCAACCCACAGCGACAACGACTAATTAATCAGTGGCTAGAGTATGTGGAACTAGCAGACAGAAGAGATGATTTAGTCAAAACTCTGTCTGGAGGGATGAAACGACGATTACAAATAGCTAGGGCTTTACTCCACCAACCACAAATTTTATTTTTAGATGAACCAACTGTTGGACTAGACCCCCAAACTCGTCGGCGACTTTGGGAGATTATTCGAGATTTAAACAAGCAAGGGATGACAATGTTACTCACAACTCATTACATGGATGAAGTCGAGTACTTGTGTGGAGCTTTTGAAGCTACCGGGCCGGGACGCATTGGTATTATGGATAGTGGCAAACTTATATCTTTAGGAACGCTCCAACAATTGCGTTCTGCTCACGGTGAAGGTTTGGTCATGAAACAAGTGGGAATCACCGAAGCGGGTAATGACAGCGCCCGACGTTGGGAATATTTATTTTTCCCTTCTTTAGAAGCAGCAAACAATTATCTGAATCAACAATCAGATAAAACCGGAATGATGGTGCGTCCCTCTAACTTAGAAGATATTTTCGTGGAATTAACTGGGCGACAGTTAGATTAACGTCAACCTCCTAACTCCCGCAACATTGCTTCTACTCGCTCAACGCCATCTGGATTATTTTGGCGTTGGTATAAACTTTTAGCTTTTTGTAGTAAGCTATTTGCCTGTTTTGTCTGGCGACGTTGTTTAAACATTGCCGCCATAAATTCATATATCTGAGGATTGTTGCGATCTATGCTAATAGCTTGTTCATAAGCCCAATTAGCAGCTTCATAATCTCCTAAACGAGCTTGGGTCACGCCCAATCCCAGATAAGCATTCAGATTGTTACGGTTTAGCTGAATGGCGCGACGGTAAGCATCTCTGGAACCTTTGGTATCACCCAAGTTACCTTTGATGTAACCTACAGCATAAAAGAAATCACTATTATCAGGATCAAGACCCAATGCTCGACGATAAGCAACTAAAGCAGCTTGATAATTTCCTTGTTGGGCATACAGATAACCCATACCAGAGTATACTTTAGCATTCTTGGGGTCTAGGGCTGCGGCTCTTTGATATGTGGCGATCGCTCCGTTATAATCACCTGCATCAACTTGTCTGCGGCCTTCTTCAAACAATTCCTTTAATTCTTCGTTTTTCGCTTGGGCGACTAATACCTGCGCTTGAACTGTTACAGGAATCGTAACCACACTACATCCTAATAACAAAGCACTAACTATAAGTGATATGCGTTTGTACACAGTAAATTTCCTGAACTTCTAGCAACTTTTTTCTTGTACATTAAAACAAAAATATGGATTTTTGAAAACTGTATTTATTCTGTTTTACGAAATATTAATATTTTATAAACTCCTCAGCCGCAAACGACACCAATTTACTAGAGTTTCTACTGAACAATCTAATCTATAGCCAATTTACAAACATCTCTCCCTTTTCTGCTTTGTCCTCCTTGTCTCCTATGTCTCTATTGTTTACATATCCAACCAGACTACTATACAAGTATTAGAGATTCAGTATAATCCCTATCTCAAGCTGGAAATCAGCAATAACATACTTATGTCTTTATTTTGCTAACGATTTTATAATCGCTGGCTAATATTACTACAGCGATTCTGATTTTAAAACCCAAAATATTTAATTTCTGTATCAATTTTTATCTTGCTTTGCAACACTAAGTTTGGTTTTGCGTTAGCAGTTACCCCAATAATAACAATCTCAGTCGTACAATATTCCTTGACCTGTCATCTGTGAGATGATTCTATGATTTTAACTACAACCGATGTGATTCAAGGTGCTGTGATTGATTCATATTTAGGTATTGTAACTGCGGAAGTTGTTTACGGTAGCAATTTTTTTACGAGATTTTTTTTGCCAGCATTCGAGATGTGATTGGTGGTCGAACAGGTAGCTACGAACGTTTATTTGAAGAAGGTCAAAGAAAAGCACTTTTAGAATTAGAACAACGCGCACAGCGATTAGGGGCAAACGCTGTCGTTGGGATTGAAATCGATACAGGAACAATCAATGTTGACCAATCTGGAGTTTTGATGCTGATTACCGCCACAGGTACAGCCGTAAGAATGCGTTAGTTATTTTATCCTACACTGACAAGATTTTTCATAATATATTGAGAATCGCTAATAGGTAATGTTATTAACAAATTACTTATTAGCGACGTTTTATAACAACAATTATTTTCTGAAATTTTGTCGATTTTTTTATTATTTAAATGTATTAAAAACAACGCATATTCATATATAAATTTGATTTTAATTAAATTTTCTTATTTATTCTTACCCTAGATAGATAAACTAAGTCTTTCTGTTGATAGATATTAAAAATTGAAAAGAGCAATTTAATTTTAAACGTAAGCATGAATATATCAAGAAAAATTTACTAAAAAATAGTCAAGGAGCCAATAAATTATGTCATACGTAAATCGCACAGGTGACGATATTGTTACTGATCCGGCGGTAGTAACTAGAGTAAGTGAGTATCATGACCGTGTTCGCTGGGGGCCGATAATTTCTGGGGTATTAATTGCTTTAGCTACACAGTTAATTTTAAGTGCATTTTTTGCGGCGATCGGTGCAGGAAGAGTAGCAGATTCTGGCGCACCTCGAACAATAGCTCCTGATGTGGCTGGTAATGTAGGAATTTGGTCAACTGTGGCTTTATTACTGTCACTGTTTGTTGGGGGATGGATAACCAGCCGTGCTTGTGGCCCCATGAACCGCAATACAGCTTTGCTAAATGGTGCAATTCTTTGGGCTACTACTTTGGCGCTGAGTTCTTGGCTATTAGCTAGTGGGGTATCTGGCGCTTTTGGAATTGCTGCTTCTAATGCTGGTGATGTTATCAACCAAGTACAGCAGCCTGGTGGTTTAGCAGTACCTCAAAATGTACCTAACATAACTGCTCAACAAACTCGTGAAGCTGCTGCGGCTACTTCTAGAGCTTTATGGTGGTTTGTGCTTGGTTCGTTATTAAGTTTGGCTGCTTCATTAATAGGTGCTATTGCTGGCGTTCGTAGTCCTCGGACTAATACTTATCGTTCTTAGAAAAGATTTTATTTCATATATAAGTCCTGAATCATTCATGAACAACAAGATACCAGACTTCTTTAAGAAGTCTGGTATCTAAAGCTTTGTTACCATTTCTTATTCCCTGCTATATTTTCCTATCAATTCTGCTTCGGCTAAGACATGACCTTTCATTGCTGTTAAAACTTGCTCTTTCGTCGCACCTGGTGCCAAACCTAACTTTTTATCTAAAGCATAAAGTTTAAAAAAGTAGCGATGAGTGCCATTTGGGGGACAAGGGCCGCCATAGCCAAGCTTACCAAAATCATTTTTTCCCTGTATTCCTGGCAAATTTTGGGATGTAATTTTTTCGGTTAATTGACTAACTGTAGCAGGGAGATCATAAAACACCCAATGCACAAATGTTCCTCCTGGTGCGTCAGGGTCATCTACAATTAATGCTATGCTTTGTGTATCTTTTGGTACGTCTTCCCAGGCTAAAGGCGGTGAAATATCGTTACCATCACAGGTATATTTAGCAGGTATGAAAGCATTAGCATTAAAGGCTGTGCTTGCTAGTTTCATGCTTTTGACTTCCTGATGAGATTGGTTGCGATCGCTTGCAACAATTTTGTTATTACTAGGATGACTACAACTAATCATAGTTAATCCTAATAATCCAACTATAGCGATGCTATAACCTCTCGAAAATCTGCCTTGAATCATAATTAAGACAGGTAATTTTTGTGAGCTAAAGTTAGAATTTACTCAGACAAAAAGAGATCGCGGCCAATATGCACTTCCCACTCCACAACTCTGGCGGAGTCTGCTAACATACCATCTTGCGATCGTGGGCTACTTTTAACAATCGCTTCAGCCTGTTCCAGATTCTCCGCCTGAATCACCCATAGTCCTGTTCCATCATGAGGAAAAAACGGCCCACAGCAGAGTAAAATGCCTTTTTCTTGTTGCTCCCGAAACCAAGCTAGTTGATTTTGGTCATGTTCTGGGTGAGCCTGTTTATACTCATAATATTCAGGAACGGTCGCAACTACAACAGCAAAAAGTTTAGACATTATAGCGATGATATTTTTAGTGCAATATATTTCGTTGAGGTCAGGAGTGCTGAGTAAAAATCTTTATTTCTCACCCCTAGTCTCTTTTTCTCAACTATTTACCACTTCAAAAATGAAGCTTCAATTCCTTGCTCTCGCCTAATTTTGCTGTCTTTTTCAAACCAACTAATTATTTGCTGTGTTGTTAAGTCTTCAATACTCACGTTGGATTCTTGAGCAATTTGCTTCAAGAGTTTTTGTGATGAAATAGTCAATCTTGTTAAAAACTTTTCTGGGGAAGATAGTAAAGCAGCATCAACTTGTGCTGACTCTTCCAAGGTTAAAAACTGTGTTGATGGTTGTTGAGATGGTAAATCCATAAAATTAGTCAATATTCAATAGTCATTTGTCATTGGTTACAAGACAGCAGACTAAAAGATGAAATTTCATACTTCATAATTTATACTTCATAACTTGAGCAAAAATTTATTAATTCTGTTCTTGCTTGCGAGCTTGGACTAAATAGCCACAACGATGTTCTCCGTTAATAATCCAGTGGGTACGCTCTACTATACAGTCTGGCAGTACAGCCGCAAACATTTCTAGTTCATGACCGCAGACGGTGGGAAATGACTCGGCGACATTGGAAATAGCACAATTATGTTCTATTAAGACAAAGCGATCGCCTATCCTATCGGCAGGGCGATCATCATCTGCTTCCACAGAGTGATATTCTGCCATGAAACCTTCGGCTTTGCGTAACTCAACTAAGGTTTCTACTCGTTGTTTTAACGAACCTTTACCCAAGCGATCGCGGTACTCTTGGGCTTTGCGTTCCCATTTGTTTTTGTAAAATCGTTTTCATTTTGTCGTGACCGACGGTTTCGGCTAGGGTATCTAACAGCGAAACTGCAAATTCGCCGTAACCATCACCGAAGCGATCGCTGGTTGTCCGATGCAGGCGATCGCGTCCCTGACGACTTAACTCATAAATATGTTGTGGCCTTCCCATTCCCGCCTGTGTCGTTGAAGCGTAGACAATCAATTCTTCCGCCTCTAAATCCTTGAGATGGCGACGAATTGCTTGGGGGCTGACATTCAAAACTTCGGAAAGCTCAAAAGCGGTTGCTTGTGAGTGTTTGAGCAGATATTCGAGAATCTCTTGCTTGGTTGAGGACTGCTGGGTAGTCGCCATCGTCGTCCTAAATTTTTTTGAGAAAATTTGACTTTAACAACATCATTGTTGTTAATCTAGCGTAAAATGAAGATAAGTTAAACAACATGGATGTTGTTTTATTCTTCATCCTTATTGTAACAGCCGTGTAAACCACTCGGTAAAACAAGACCGGCATCGGCGAAACCCAGCCCGTCTTCCATCCTTAAAAGAGATCCCTCGGAACACAAGAGATTATTACAGATGAGTGCCACTGTCAAATCCCTAGTTAACCAACCTTACAAGTACGGCTTCGTCACCGAAATTGAAGCCGATACCATCCCGCGTGGACTCAATGAAGACGTTATCCGCTTGATTTCCGCGAAGAAGAACGAGCCGGAATTCATGCTGGAATTTCGTCTGAGAGCCTATCGCCAGTGGCTAAAAATGACAGAACCAACATGGCCGAACGTCAACTATCCACCAATTAATTATCAGGATATCATTTACTACTCTGCGCCAAAGCAAAAGAAAGAAAAACTCAACAGCTTGGAAGAAGTAGATCCGACACTCCTGGAAACCTTTGAGAAACTGGGTATTCCCCTTTCTGAACAAAAGCGACTGGCAAATGTCGCTGTGGATGCAATTTTTGATAGCGTTTCTGTGGCTACAACCTTCAAAGAAAAATTAGCTAAAGATGGCGTTATCTTCTGTTCCATTTCTGAAGCACTGCGGGAACATCCAGAGTTAGTCAAGAAATATTTGGGTAGCGTTGTTCCTATTGCTGACAATTATTTTGCAGCGTTAAATTCTGCTGTGTTCAGCGATGGTTCCTTTGTCTACATTCCCAAAGGCGTGAAATGCCCAATGGAATTGTCTACCTACTTCCGCATCAACTCTGGCGATACGGGACAATTTGAGCGGACTTTGATTGTCGCTGAAGAAGGTAGCTATGTTTCTTACTTGGAAGGTTGCACTGCGCCAATGTACGACAGCAACCAACTCCACGCCGCAGTAGTCGAACTTGTAGCTTTAGATAACGCTGAAATCAAATACTCCACCGTGCAGAACTGGTACGCTGGCGATGCTAACGGTAAAGGCGGTATTTATAACTTCGTTACCAAGCGCGGCTTGTGTCAAGGTGTGAATTCTAAGATTTCCTGGACTCAGGTAGAAACTGGTTCAGCTATTACTTGGAAGTATCCTAGCTGTGTATTGGTAGGCGATAATTCTGTGGGTGAGTTCTACTCGGTGGCGCTAACAAACAATATGCAGCAAGCCGACACCGGAACGAAGATGATTCACGTCGGTAAGAATACTCGCAGTACGATTATTTCTAAAGGAATCTCCGCAGGTAAGTCTAGTAATAGTTATCGCGGTTTGGTGAAGGTAAATCCCAAGGCTGAAGGCGCAAGAAATTATTCTCAGTGCGACTCGATGTTAATTGGGGATAATGCCCACGCCAATACTTTCCCTTATATTCAAGTACAAAATAATACAGCGAAAGTTGAGCATGAAGCTTCAACTTCTAAGATTGGTGAAGATCAGTTGTTTTATTTTGCTCAACGCGGCATTTCTGCGGAAGATGCAATTTCGATGATGATTAGCGGCTTCTGTAAGGATGTGTTTAATCAGCTACCAATGGAGTTTGCGGTGGAGGCTGATAAGTTGTTGAGTTTGAAGTTGGAAGGTAGTGTTGGGTAATTAAACGAACCGCCAAGTGCGCCAAGTACGCCAAGAAGAGAGAAGAAAGAGAAGAGAGAACATGATTATTGAAAATAGTGAAGTTGTGCTGTCGGTGAGAGATTTGACGGCTGATGTTGATGGTACACCGATTCTGAAGGGTTTGAATTTGGAAGTTCGCGCTGGCGAAATTCATGCCATCATGGGGCCGAATGGTTCTGGTAAGAGTACCTTTTCTAAGGTGTTGTCGGGACATCCGGCGTATACGGTGACTGGCGGTGAGGTGATTTTCCAAGGGCAGAATTTATTGGAAATGGAGCCGGAAGAACGCGCTAGGGCTGGGGTGTTTTTGGCGTTTCAATATCCGCTAGAAATTCCTGGTGTGAGTAATTTGGATTTCTTGCGGGTGGCTTACAATTCTCGGCGCAAGGCGCAGGGGTTAGAAGAGGTAGACGCGTTTGATTTTGATGATTTGATTGAGGAAAAGCTGGAAGTTGTGAAGATGAATGCAGCTTTCCTCAGCCGCAGTGTGAATGAAGGTTTTTCTGGTGGTGAGAAAAAGCGGAATGAAATTCTGCAAATGGCTTTGTTAGAACCAAAGTTGGCAATTCTGGATGAGACAGACTCAGGTTTAGATATCGACGCGCTGAAAATTGTCGCTCATGGGGTGAATCAGCTTACCAGTCCTGAAAATGCGACGATTATGATTACCCACTATCAACGTCTGCTGAATTATATTGTGCCGGATTTTGTGCATGTGATGGCACGCGGCAAAATTCTCACCAGTGGCGGTAAGGAACTGGCGTTAGAGTTAGAGTCTCGCGGTTATGACTGGATTTTGGAGGAAACTGCTGTTGAGGTGGGTGTGTAATGTCTATTCAAGTTTCTCCTAGTGCTATTCCTAATTCGGATGCAGTCAGTTTGGTGTCTTCTCTGCTTGATAGAGATGCTTATTTAACCCAGTTGTTAAATCAGGTAGCTGTATCTCAAGCAGATGGGTTAGAGGAATTACGCCAACAAGCTGCAAATTGGGTACGTCACTCTACTATCCCCACTACCCGCGAGGAAGAATGGCGGTTTACTGATTTGTCAGATTTGCGGGGTGTGGAATTCCGCAAGGCGCAGCCAGTTGATAATGTAGCGGCGTTAAATATAACTTCCCTAACTGATAATCGCTTGGTGTTTGTTAACGGTGTTTATGCGCCGGAGTTATCTGCTGTTAATTTACCTGATGGTATTGTTGT encodes the following:
- the sufB gene encoding Fe-S cluster assembly protein SufB produces the protein MSATVKSLVNQPYKYGFVTEIEADTIPRGLNEDVIRLISAKKNEPEFMLEFRLRAYRQWLKMTEPTWPNVNYPPINYQDIIYYSAPKQKKEKLNSLEEVDPTLLETFEKLGIPLSEQKRLANVAVDAIFDSVSVATTFKEKLAKDGVIFCSISEALREHPELVKKYLGSVVPIADNYFAALNSAVFSDGSFVYIPKGVKCPMELSTYFRINSGDTGQFERTLIVAEEGSYVSYLEGCTAPMYDSNQLHAAVVELVALDNAEIKYSTVQNWYAGDANGKGGIYNFVTKRGLCQGVNSKISWTQVETGSAITWKYPSCVLVGDNSVGEFYSVALTNNMQQADTGTKMIHVGKNTRSTIISKGISAGKSSNSYRGLVKVNPKAEGARNYSQCDSMLIGDNAHANTFPYIQVQNNTAKVEHEASTSKIGEDQLFYFAQRGISAEDAISMMISGFCKDVFNQLPMEFAVEADKLLSLKLEGSVG
- the sufC gene encoding Fe-S cluster assembly ATPase SufC; translation: MIIENSEVVLSVRDLTADVDGTPILKGLNLEVRAGEIHAIMGPNGSGKSTFSKVLSGHPAYTVTGGEVIFQGQNLLEMEPEERARAGVFLAFQYPLEIPGVSNLDFLRVAYNSRRKAQGLEEVDAFDFDDLIEEKLEVVKMNAAFLSRSVNEGFSGGEKKRNEILQMALLEPKLAILDETDSGLDIDALKIVAHGVNQLTSPENATIMITHYQRLLNYIVPDFVHVMARGKILTSGGKELALELESRGYDWILEETAVEVGV
- a CDS encoding YciI family protein: MSKLFAVVVATVPEYYEYKQAHPEHDQNQLAWFREQQEKGILLCCGPFFPHDGTGLWVIQAENLEQAEAIVKSSPRSQDGMLADSARVVEWEVHIGRDLFLSE
- a CDS encoding YbhB/YbcL family Raf kinase inhibitor-like protein, which produces MIQGRFSRGYSIAIVGLLGLTMISCSHPSNNKIVASDRNQSHQEVKSMKLASTAFNANAFIPAKYTCDGNDISPPLAWEDVPKDTQSIALIVDDPDAPGGTFVHWVFYDLPATVSQLTEKITSQNLPGIQGKNDFGKLGYGGPCPPNGTHRYFFKLYALDKKLGLAPGATKEQVLTAMKGHVLAEAELIGKYSRE
- a CDS encoding tetratricopeptide repeat protein, whose translation is MYKRISLIVSALLLGCSVVTIPVTVQAQVLVAQAKNEELKELFEEGRRQVDAGDYNGAIATYQRAAALDPKNAKVYSGMGYLYAQQGNYQAALVAYRRALGLDPDNSDFFYAVGYIKGNLGDTKGSRDAYRRAIQLNRNNLNAYLGLGVTQARLGDYEAANWAYEQAISIDRNNPQIYEFMAAMFKQRRQTKQANSLLQKAKSLYQRQNNPDGVERVEAMLRELGG